In a genomic window of Pseudomonas oryzihabitans:
- a CDS encoding DeoR/GlpR family DNA-binding transcription regulator: MSLAPRQQQILELVRERGYVSIEELAQHFSVTPQTIRRDINQLAEAGLLRRYHGGAAHDSSVENTEYSMRAGQMREEKRLIAEAVAAAVPDHASLFINIGTTTEAIAHALLGHRSLKVITNNLHVANILSAKDDFDVLIASGKVRSDGGVVGQATADFIKQFKVDYALVGISGIDEDGTLLDFDYQEVCVSQAIIHNARQVFLAADSSKFGRNAMIRLGSLEQIDQLFTEREPSPAFARCLKEWQVKVEIARPR, from the coding sequence ATGAGCCTGGCGCCTCGCCAACAGCAGATTCTCGAATTGGTCCGTGAGCGTGGCTACGTCAGTATCGAAGAACTGGCCCAGCATTTCTCCGTCACTCCCCAGACGATCCGCCGCGACATCAATCAGCTCGCCGAAGCCGGACTGCTGCGCCGCTACCATGGCGGTGCCGCCCACGACTCCAGCGTGGAAAACACCGAATACAGCATGAGAGCCGGCCAGATGCGCGAGGAAAAGCGCCTGATCGCTGAAGCCGTCGCCGCCGCGGTACCGGATCACGCCTCCCTGTTCATCAACATCGGCACCACCACCGAGGCCATCGCCCATGCGCTGCTCGGGCACCGCAGCCTCAAGGTGATCACCAACAACCTGCACGTGGCGAACATCCTCAGTGCCAAGGACGATTTCGATGTCCTGATCGCCAGCGGCAAGGTGCGCAGCGACGGCGGTGTGGTGGGCCAGGCCACCGCTGACTTCATCAAGCAATTCAAGGTCGACTATGCCCTGGTCGGCATCAGCGGCATCGACGAGGACGGCACCCTGCTGGACTTCGACTATCAGGAAGTCTGCGTCTCCCAGGCCATCATCCATAACGCCCGCCAGGTGTTCCTCGCCGCCGATTCGAGCAAGTTCGGTCGCAACGCCATGATTCGCCTGGGCAGCCTCGAACAGATCGATCAACTGTTCACCGAGCGCGAACCCTCGCCCGCCTTTGCCCGCTGCCTCAAGGAATGGCAGGTCAAGGTGGAGATTGCCCGGCCACGCTGA